Proteins from a genomic interval of Onychostoma macrolepis isolate SWU-2019 chromosome 17, ASM1243209v1, whole genome shotgun sequence:
- the plk4 gene encoding serine/threonine-protein kinase PLK4, translated as MSVSIGDKIEDFKVLTLLGKGSFACVYRAKSVNTGLEVAIKMIDKKAMHKAGMVQRVINEVEIQCRLKHPSVLELYNYFEDSNYVYLVLEMCHNGEMSRYLKEKKKPFTEEEARHFMHQIVKGMLYLHTHGIMHRDLTLSNLLLTSSMNIKIADFGLATQLKLPSEKHFTMCGTPNYISPEVATRSAHGLESDVWSLGCMFYAFLTGRPPFDTDTVKHTLNKVVLGEYQMPTHISAEAQDLIQQLLQKNPALRPSLSTVLDHPFMTQTGPTASKDSGSSDGGSIDSGIATISTASNATNSSSSSRLQRKTRQVISQPLPNRMAPIPSHSHHSTSSSFKSGQDWQPHLQDDLSRMGIGRVPMGADSGRPHSRYLRRAHSSDRSGAGFSNTPQEAELERCHSEEILSGSGRLFPSTSSYRNVPHGYSEHGRLPSPPVKQPANPGSSFSTSTHSMRPQMPDSQSQAWFSSDGLFKRPADLSSHSSTGSFHSGQGPVGTQTSCSDKPSGLHSQQQPNLFPHNNPGPCREDGFGSGHMSESQGYSDTRFLGPPFSKGKANTGKKENVCPKKSFPPLCAARLKPIRQKTKNAVVSILDSGEVCMELLKGQGAQERVKEVLRISCDGSMVTVYQPNEGKGFPVLDHPPSPPEDILICSYEDLPEKYWKKYQYATKFVQLVKSKTPKVTLYTKFAKCMLMENTPNADLEVCFYDGAKTHKTSEQVRVVEKNGKSYTVKGDVGLSGLSPECRLYMELSEEGHRMCLSLEAAITAEEQRSAKNTPFFPITIGRRLANPAFSASQPQCLSESCPAAPAEVAQVCLSPPQPPHITPSMISYAGSDFTTASVAKGSSPQSGKDERTVNTGKVLKSIFVPNIGWASQLTTGEVWVQFNDGSQLMVQVGVSCITFTSPDGHITRYKENEKLPELVKEKLHCLSTILGLLASPAVRR; from the exons gaCTTCAAGGTTCTCACCTTGTTGGGTAAAGGCTCTTTTGCATGCGTGTACAGAGCAAAATCTGTAAACACAGGCTTGGAGGTGGCAATCAAAATG ATTGACAAGAAGGCCATGCACAAAGCTGGCATGGTGCAGAGAGTCATTAATGAGGTGGAGATTCAGTGTCGGTTAAAGCATCCGTCGGTTCTTGAG CTGTACAATTACTTTGAGGACAGTAATTATGTGTATCTGGTTCTGGAGATGTGTCACAATGGGGAGATGAGCCGCTACctgaaggagaagaagaaaCCTTTTACCGAGGAAGAGG CGAGGCACTTCATGCATCAGATCGTGAAGGGAATGCTGTACCTCCACACTCATGGGATCATGCACAGGGACCTGACCTTGTCCAACCTCCTGCTCACCTCCAGCATGAACATTAAAATCGCAGACTTTGGTTTGGCGACGCAGCTCAAGCTTCCCAGTGAGAAGCACTTCACCATGTGTGGCACCCCAAACTACATTTCACCTGAGGTGGCTACACGCAGCGCTCACGGCCTGGAGTCGGACGTTTGGTCACTGGGCTGCATGTTTTACGCCTTCCTCACGGGCAGACCTCCCTTTGACACGGACACTGTGAAACACACCCTCAATAAGGTGGTTCTGGGAGAATATCAGATGCCCACTCACATATCAGCAGAAGCTCAGGACCTGATACAGCAGCTCTTGCAAAAGAACCCGGCCCTCAGGCCCAGTCTCTCCACAGTGCTGGACCACCCATTTATGACTCAAACCGGGCCCACCGCAAGCAAAGACTCTGGGAGCAGTGATGGAGGGTCAATAGACAGTGGCATAGCCACCATATCTACAGCCTCCAACGCCACCAACAGCAGTAGCAGCAGCCGGCTACAGAGAAAAACAAGGCAGGTGATCAGTCAGCCCTTGCCCAATCGCATGGCGCCGATCCCCAGCCACTCCCATCATTCCACCAGCTCCAGTTTTAAGAGTGGGCAAGATTGGCAGCCACATTTGCAAGATGATTTATCAAGGATGGGTATTGGAAGAGTTCCCATGGGTGCTGACAGTGGAAGGCCTCATTCTCGCTACTTGAGACGGGCGCATTCATCAGATCGATCCGGAGCTGGGTTTAGCAACACTCCACAGGAGGCGGAGCTGGAGAGATGCCACTCGGAAGAGATTCTTTCAGGGTCTGGACGATTATTTCCATCAACCTCCAGTTACAGAAACGTGCCCCATGGCTACTCTGAGCATGGGCGCCTGCCTTCTCCACCTGTAAAACAGCCTGCAAA TCCGGGATCATCTTTCTCTACATCCACTCATTCAATGAGACCACAAATGCCTGATTCTCAATCGCAGGCCTGGTTCAGCAGTGATG GACTGTTCAAGAGGCCGGCAGACCTGAGCAGTCACAGCAGCACTGGGAGTTTCCACTCTGGACAAGGGCCAGTCGGGACACAAACCTCCTGCAGTGACAAGCCCAGCGGCCTTCACTCTCAGCAGCAACCAAACCTTTTCCCCCACAACAATCCAGGGCCCTGCAGGGAAGATGGGTTTGGATCAGGACACATGTCAGAATCTCAGGGCTACTCGGACACACGGTTTCTGGGTCCACCATTCTCCAAAGGCAAAGCAAACACAGGGAAGAAGGAGAACGTGTGCCCTAAGAAGAGCTTCCCTCCACTCTGTGCTGCCAGACTCAAGCCCATTAGACAAAAGACCAAAAACGCTGTG GTCAGTATCCTGGATTCTGGAGAGGTGTGTATGGAGCTGCTGAAAGGACAAGGAGCTCAGGAGAGAGTCAAAGAAGTACTTAGGATATCCTGTGATGGATCCATG GTTACAGTGTATCAGCCCAATGAAGGAAAGGGCTTCCCTGTGCTGGACCACCCACCCTCACCACCTGAAGACATTCTCATCTGCAGCTATGAGGACTTACCAG AAAAATACTGGAAGAAATATCAGTATGCCACAAAGTTTGTCCAGTTGGTGAAATCGAAGACCCCTAAAGTCACACTATACACGAAATTTGCCAAGTGCATGCTGATGGAGAACACTCCTAATGCAGACCTGGAGGTGTGCTTCTACGATG GTGCAAAAACCCATAAGACGAGCGAACAGGTGCGTGTGGTGGAGAAGAACGGGAAATCGTATACGGTGAAGGGTGATGTTGGGCTGAGCGGACTGAGTCCTGAGTGCAGACTCTACATGGAGCTCTCTGAGGAG GGGCATCGAATGTGTCTGTCTTTGGAAGCGGCCATCACTGCCGAGGAGCAGAGAAGTGCTAAAAACACTCCATTCTTTCCCATCACTATCGGCAG GAGACTCGCCAATCCAGCCTTTTCAGCTTCTCAGCCTCAGTGTTTGTCTGAGTCTTGCCCAGCAGCACCTGCAGAGGTGGCTCAGGTGTGCCTCAGTCCGCCCCAGCCACCCCACATCACGCCATCA ATGATTTCCTATGCGGGATCGGACTTCACCACAGCTAGTGTGGCTAAAGGCAGCTCACCCCAATCAGGCAAAGATGAACGCACCGTTAACACAGGAAAGGTGCTCAAGTCCATTTTTGTGCCTAACATTGGCTGGGCCTCTCAG ttaacaaCTGGTGAGGTATGGGTTCAGTTTAATGATGGATCCCAGCTGATGGTCCAAGTTGGTGTCTCTTGCATCACTTTTACTTCCCCTGATGGACACATCACCAG GTACAAAGAGAATGAAAAGTTACCAGAGCTGGTCAAAGAGAAGCTCCACTGTCTCTCCACCATCCTGGGCCTCCTCGCCAGTCCTGCTGTCAGACGCTGA